A part of Candida albicans SC5314 chromosome 2, complete sequence genomic DNA contains:
- a CDS encoding serine/threonine protein kinase (Putative serine/threonine protein kinase; Hap43-repressed; induced by prostaglandins; possibly an essential gene, disruptants not obtained by UAU1 method; flow model biofilm induced; Spider biofilm induced), whose protein sequence is MVQLALFTNNNHNNNSNSNTPNTLNDDTQYDSTTMNTEDTPIIPDKTDKLNGSDSRSSSRNRTRSISFTRFLFNSNNNNNNNKDHTEQSRCPSNETSDNSVGSPEQQNSGFNKLKKMFKTNSSLTQEDGKNSGRTRSASTPLTPPKVKKETSVPVITTTKAPNKEETTTTKIHSPPESPVVQSNPYFQYQGVPAHTNTSQNPQIETAPGRSDMSVALRHNDSVFSLNENGVLKPPKIHYSELSSSSEDNSEPSSPALPKTPMRDLVEKDELHLKPIEDERDLAIPASPFQRALRRVASAPLVHRLLNEKSPEDANNNNNNNTGNNLGGPFSTSTQTSPKKDEPFDINKHIGEVKITGRPRTYTQDRTYSNAATRIVDVQVGPNSFEKVRLLGKGDVGKVFLVREKSSNKLYAMKILNKKEMIERNKIKRALAEQEILATSNHPFIVTLYHSFQSKDHLYLCMEYCMGGEFFRALQTRDTKTICEADAKFYAAEVTAALEYLHLMGFIYRDLKPENILLHQSGHIMLSDFDLSKQSERAKNPEISFHKSGMHLSSAGSSNHHNGPAIDTKACIDGFRTNSFVGTEEYIAPEVIRGKGHTSAVDWWTLGIFLYEMLFGTTPFKGQDRKKTFANVLKKDVKFSDTQQSISSNCRNLIKKLLIKDEEKRLGSKTGASEIKNHAFFKDTQWALLRHQKPPMIPVLTKSTSTSNSNKKYEKPMEDTEEIDDVTSISKSINEQIDDPFSQFNSVTLRYGGEFEDLNQSPMYNPDSSAYTSVAYTMTSNNENSFRQKSFLKR, encoded by the coding sequence ATGGTACAACTAGCTCTATTCACCAAtaacaaccacaacaataatagCAATAGCAACACTCCAAATACTTTAAACGACGATACACAATATGATTCAACAACTATGAATACAGAAGATACTCCTATAATACCGGACAAGACCGATAAACTCAATGGACTGGATTCCCGATCTCTGTCAAGAAATAGAACTCGATCCATATCTTTCACGAGGTTTCTTTTCaatagcaacaacaacaataacaacaataaagacCACACTGAACAATCACGTTGTCCTTCAAATGAAACACTGGATAATTCTGTTGGTTCACCTGAACAACAAAATTCGGggtttaataaattgaagaaaatgttCAAAActaattcttctttgacACAAGAAGATGGGAAAAATAGTGGAAGAACAAGATCGGCTTCAACACCGTTAACTCCGCCTAAAGTGAAGAAAGAAACCAGTGTACCTGTCATCACCACAACAAAAGCACCTAATAAGgaagaaacaacaaccactAAGATACATTCGCCTCCTGAAAGTCCCGTTGTGCAATCTAATCCATATTTCCAATATCAAGGAGTACCAGCACATACAAATACATCCCAAAACCCACAAATCGAAACAGCACCAGGTAGATCAGATATGTCGGTTGCCTTGAGACATAATGATTCGGTTTTCtcattgaatgaaaatggAGTTTTAAAACCACCAAAGATTCATTATAGtgaattatcatcatcaagtGAAGACAATTCCGAACCTAGTTCACCTGCTCTCCCTAAAACACCCATGAGAGATCTAGTTGAAAAGGACGAATTGCATTTGAAACCTATTGAAGATGAACGAGATTTAGCCATCCCCGCTTCACCATTCCAAAGAGCCTTAAGAAGAGTAGCATCAGCTCCATTAGTACATCGTCTTTTAAACGAAAAGTCACCAGAGGATgccaataacaacaacaataataatactggTAATAACCTTGGTGGCCCATTTAGTACTTCTACGCAAACATCACCTAAAAAAGATGAGCCATTTGATATCAATAAACATATTGGAGAGGTTAAAATCACTGGCCGACCAAGAACTTACACTCAAGATAGAACCTATTCGAATGCAGCAACAAGGATAGTTGATGTACAAGTTGGACCTaatagttttgaaaaagtgAGGTTATTAGGGAAAGGTGATGTTGGTAAAGTTTTCTTGGTACGAGAAAAACTGTCAAATAAATTGTATGCGATGAagattttaaataaaaaggaAATGATTGAGagaaataaaattaaacgAGCTTTAGcagaacaagaaattttagCAACTTCAAATCATCCATTTATTGTCACTTTATATCATTCATTTCAATCAAAAGATCATTTATATCTTTGTATGGAATATTGTATGGGTGGAGAATTTTTCCGAGCACTTCAAACTCGAGACACAAAAACCATTTGTGAAGCTGATGCCAAATTTTATGCTGCGGAAGTGACGGCAGCATTAGAATATTTACATCTTATGGGGTTTATATATCGTGATTTAAAAccagaaaatattttactTCATCAATCAGGCCATATTATGTTGagtgattttgatttatcaaaacaaagTGAACGGGCGAAAAACCCGGAAATATCATTTCATAAATCAGGTATGCATTTATCATCAGCGGGGAGCTCTAATCATCACAATGGACCAGCAATTGATACTAAAGCATGTATAGATGGATTCCGAACTAATTCCTTTGTTGGAACTGAAGAATATATTGCACCGGAAGTGATTCGTGGTAAAGGTCATACTAGTGCTGTTGATTGGTGGACATTAGGGATATTTCTTTATGAAATGTTATTTGGAACTACTCCTTTTAAAGGTCAAGATCGGAAGAAAACGTTTGCtaatgttttgaaaaaagatgTCAAATTTTCCGATACCCAACAActgatttcttcaaattgtcgaaatttaattaaaaaattattaattaaagatgaagaaaaaagattAGGTTCCAAAACTGGAGCTTcggaaataaaaaatcatGCATTTTTTAAAGATACTCAATGGGCATTATTAAGACATCAAAAACCACCAATGATCCCCGTTTTAACtaaatcaacttcaacttcaaattcaaacaaaaaatatgaaaaacCAATGGAAGATactgaagaaattgatgatgtgacatcaatatcaaaatcaattaatgaacAAATAGATGATCCATTTTCACAATTTAACTCAGTGACTTTAAGATATGGTGGtgaatttgaagatttaaatCAAAGTCCAATGTATAATCCTGATAGTAGTGCTTATACTAGTGTGGCTTATACCATGActtctaataatgaaaattctTTCCGtcaaaaaagttttttgaAAAGGTGA
- the BUD20 gene encoding Bud20p (Protein similar to S. cerevisiae Bud20p, which affects bud site selection; transposon mutation affects filamentous growth): protein MELLFTSSYFRQVIVNNLILDGFTLYYQIDIQNLDAHRKGSAAAATRATGQKHLKPEKAYTKLASSVMLIYCTATITQSTRVSAKWLICMLYGTNQITCTVVSCLCSYLLPGK, encoded by the coding sequence ATGGAGCTATTATTCACAAGTAGTTATTTTAGACAGGTGATTGTTAACAACTTAATTTTGGATGGATTTACATTGTATTATCAGATTGATATTCAAAATCTTGATGCTCATCGAAAAGGGtctgctgctgctgctactCGTGCCACTGGACAAAAACACCTTAAACCAGAAAAGGCATACACGAAGCTCGCCTCGTCGGTTATGCTAATTTATTGTACAGCAACCATAACACAAAGCACAAGAGTATCTGCAAAATGGCTTATATGTATGTTATATGGgacaaatcaaataacTTGCACAGTGGTTAGTTGTTTATGTCTGTATTTGTTACCTGGAAAATAA
- a CDS encoding uncharacterized protein (Ortholog(s) have sequence-specific DNA binding activity): MSFSQVQTTLPPQFTEYPQQAFVQQTYQQQQQQQHLQAQQAFQQHQQLQLLMQQSGQHQHQYQPQPQQQQQQQQPFPSTQLPVLQQQQVYAQPVNQSENYYIQAPRGYGYSSSLSSNTSNASVQQYPLNELRQANVHSITPEKQSINFNSENYNYLVPSLPPLNTIGGSTGSHTPQQQHQQQPQVYNTSPLSATYVHENAQYVVPSVDTVRGFPTRGGIVPKRGRKRRHTATVHNMTPETAERNRCRICNKQFKRPSSLQTHYYSHTGEKIFKCPWDGCGRLFSVKSNMTRHYRLHERDFKRAQDLQFGPSQPQQPPQPPQHQVPGIAASHAPTTALQQQEPFNTNNQNLGSSDSAAKSQYPSYLSSSNLPTTDNNPSI; the protein is encoded by the coding sequence ATGCTGTTTTCCCAAGTTCAAACAACTTTACCTCCTCAGTTTACCGAGTATCCACAACAAGCTTTCGTACAACAAacttatcaacaacaacagcaacaacaacatttgCAAGCTCAACAAGCatttcaacaacaccaacaacttcaactttTGATGCAACAATCAGGgcaacatcaacatcaatacCAGCCACagccacaacaacaacaacaacaacaacaaccttTTCCTTCCACTCAGCTACCAGTtctccaacaacaacaggtTTATGCCCAACCAGTGAATCAAAGTGAAAACTATTACATACAAGCACCCAGAGGATACGGTTATTCTTCAAGTCTTTCGTCAAATACCAGCAATGCAAGTGTACAACAATATCCTTTGAATGAACTAAGACAAGCAAATGTACATTCAATTACTCCCGAAAAACAAAgcattaattttaattctgAAAACTACAATTATTTGGTTCCATCTTTACCCCCATTGAACACAATTGGGGGCAGTACTGGATCACATACtcctcaacaacaacatcagcAACAACCACAAGTCTATAATACTTCTCCATTGTCTGCTACTTATGTGCACGAAAATGCCCAATACGTGGTACCATCGGTAGACACAGTCAGAGGTTTCCCTACTCGTGGAGGGATTGTTCCTAAAAGAGgtagaaaaagaagacaCACTGCTACTGTTCACAACATGACTCCTGAAACTGCCGAAAGAAACAGATGTCGTATTTGtaacaaacaatttaaaCGTCCATCATCATTACAAACTCATTATTATTCTCATACTggagaaaaaattttcaagtGTCCTTGGGATGGCTGTGGAAGATTGTTTTCTGTTAAATCTAATATGACAAGACATTATAGATTACATGAACGTGATTTCAAAAGAGCTCAAGATCTTCAATTTGGACCCTCccaaccacaacaaccaccacaaccaccacaacacCAAGTACCTGGTATTGCAGCTTCTCATGCTCCAACCACAGctctacaacaacaagaaccatttaataccaataatcaaaatttggGATCAAGTGATTCTGCTGCCAAATCACAATATCCTTCTTAtttatcatcttcaaatttacCTACAACTGATAATAACCCATCCATATAA
- a CDS encoding RNA methylation protein (Putative tRNA methyltransferase complex subunit; regulated by Gcn4; repressed in response to amino acid starvation (3-aminotriazole treatment); Spider biofilm induced), producing the protein MKFLTTNFVKCAVKSCQSSLDSFPLKYEECQLVQEEQDYNPEFIVHMLDRLDWNAIIQVAKDLGNESLPPTKPEDLDPIMEDNQAILKDLHTLLVETQIIEGKMICKNCQHIYYIKNSIPNFLLPPHLAN; encoded by the coding sequence atgaaattccTAACTACTAATTTTGTCAAATGTGCCGTGAAAAGTTGTCAATCATCATTAGATTCTTTCCCATTAAAATATGAAGAATGTCAATTAGTtcaagaagaacaagattATAATCCAGAATTTATTGTTCATATGTTAGATAGATTAGATTGGAATGCTATAATACAAGTTGCCAAAGATTTAGGAAATGAATCATTACCACCAACTAAGCCAGAAGATTTAGATCCAATTATGGAAGATAATCAAGCTATATTAAAAGATTTACATACTTTATTGGTAGAAACACAAATCATTGAAGGGAAAATGATTTGTAAAAATTGTCAACATATTTATTACATTAAAAATTCTATACCTAATTTCCTTTTACCACCTCATTTAGCCAATTag
- the SPO11 gene encoding Spo11p (DNA endonuclease; required for genetic recombination between homologous chromosomes during the parasexual cycle; produced in mitotically dividing cells; similar to S. cerevisiae Spo11 which functions in recombination during meiosis) encodes MNYHEVTIIIKNSSNNSLRKLGSYCVLSIRETETRRFAAVCKLISILIKHLKAQNQITTIRDIYYQDVEVFNHCQNECRFLLGQLVERGLGWSLCDDLNIHPTQKGLVYGDYFQELSIKAEPILIPINYTKFFNTKITQIKVEKVIVVILEKDAVFQCLCTHLRQHNIINRFLIVTAKGYSDNLTLRFLTWLQTNENCKFIGFFDSDVYGLNIYWQYNQKLPEMVYSGIYLLESQPHTWLSITLRDIAMMIKICKNGNNKYNDIPYRELTRGLYLFKKAEMNVVQANNANQSYVNYMVSKILGTPSYTK; translated from the coding sequence ATGAACTATCATGAAGTGACaattataattaaaaaCTCACTGAACAACTCATTAAGGAAATTAGGAAGTTATTGCGTTTTGTCTATCAGAGAAACCGAGACTAGAAGGTTTGCGGCTGTGTGTAAATTAATAAGcatattgataaaacatttgaaagcacaaaatcaaataacaACCATTCGTGATATATATTACCAAGATGTGGAAGTTTTCAACCATTGTCAAAATGAATGTAGATTTCTTTTAGGTCAGCTTGTGGAACGCGGGTTAGGATGGTCATTATGTGACGACCTAAATATTCATCCAACTCAGAAAGGATTAGTATATGGTGACTATTTCCAAGAATTAAGTATTAAAGCTGAACCAATTTTGATACCGATTAATTACactaaattttttaatacaAAAATCACACAAataaaagttgaaaaagtaATTGTTGTCATATTAGAGAAAGATGCCGTATTTCAATGTCTTTGCACCCATTTAAGACAACACAACATAATAAATCGATTCTTAATAGTCACCGCAAAAGGGTATTCCGATAACTTGACCCTTCGATTTCTTACATGGTTGCAAACCAATGAAAACTGCAAATTCATTGGATTTTTCGATTCAGATGTTTACGGACTTAACATTTATTGGCAATACAATCAGAAACTCCCGGAGATGGTATATTCTGGTATCTACTTGCTTGAATCGCAGCCCCATACATGGTTAAGCATAACCTTGCGCGATATCGCTATGATGATAAAAATCTGTAAAAAtggcaacaacaaatacaatGATATACCATATCGTGAACTCACAAGAggattatatttatttaagaAGGCAGAAATGAATGTGGTTCAAGCTAATAACGCCAACCAATCTTATGTGAACTATATGGTCTCAAAAATTCTTGGAACGCCTAGCTATACGAAATAA
- the PIR1 gene encoding beta-1,3-glucan linked protein (1,3-beta-glucan-linked cell wall protein; N-mannosylated, O-glycosylated by Pmt1; cell wall defect in het mutant; Hog1/fluconazole/hypoxia induced; iron/Efg1/Plc1/temp regulated; flow model biofilm induced; hyphal, Spider biofilm repressed): MKYSTLVSIAAFISTSLAATVPDEHYSTLSPSAKIPSGASTDFSGTFGIQVVTVESASALSTDTATSTLTRNDNKKEATPVAQITDGQVQHQTTGGVSAIKQISDGQVQHQTNAAQPIAQISDGQIQHQTTAKATATPVQQINDGQIQHQTTVQPVAQISDGQIQHQTAKATATPVQQIGDGQIQHQTTVQPVAQISDGQIQHQTVKASATPVQQIGDGQIQHQTTAAAATTASAVKQINDGQIQHQTTTAENVAKAQSDGQAIATGSPSSNSTLSDDDDLSSTIPKACSSANNLEMTLHDSVLKDTHERWGAIVANHQFQFDGPIPQAGTIYSAGWSIKDGYLYLGDSNIFYQCLSGDFYNLYDENVAKQCSAVKLSVIEFVNC, encoded by the coding sequence atgAAGTATTCTACACTTGTTAGTATTGCTGCTTTTATTAGCACTTCTTTAGCTGCTACTGTTCCTGATGAACATTATTCAACATTATCACCTTCAGCTAAAATTCCATCTGGTGCTAGTACAGATTTCAGTGGTACTTTTGGTATTCAAGTTGTTACTGTTGAATCAGCTTCTGCTCTTTCAACTGATACTGCTACTTCTACATTGACTAGAAATGATAACAAAAAAGAGGCCACCCCTGTTGCACAAATAACTGATGGTCAAGTTCAACATCAAACTACTGGTGGTGTTTCTGctattaaacaaattagtGATGGTCAAGTTCAACATCAAACTAATGCTGCTCAACCAATTGCTCAAATTAGTGATGGACAAATTCAACATCAAACTACAGCAAAAGCCACTGCTACACCAGTacaacaaatcaatgatGGACAAATCCAACATCAAACTACCGTTCAACCAGTAGCTCAAATCAGTGATGGTCAAATTCAACACCAAACCGCCAAGGCCACTGCCACTCCAGTTCAACAAATTGGTGACGGTCAAATCCAACATCAAACTACCGTTCAACCAGTAGCTCAAATCAGTGATGGTCAAATCCAACATCAAACTGTTAAAGCCTCTGCTACTCCAGTTCAACAAATTGGTGATGGCCAAATTCAACATCAAACcactgctgctgctgctactACTGCTTCTGCTGTTAAACAAATCAACGATGGACAAATTCAACACCAAACTACTACTGCTGAAAATGTTGCTAAAGCTCAATCTGACGGTCAAGCAATTGCAACTGGTTCTCCATCATCCAACTCAACTTTATCTGATGACGATGACTTATCTTCAACAATTCCTAAAGCTTGTTCATCTGCAAACAATTTAGAAATGACATTACATGATTCTGTTTTAAAAGATACTCATGAACGTTGGGGTGCTATTGTAGctaatcatcaatttcaattcgATGGACCAATTCCTCAAGCAGGAACAATTTATAGTGCTGGTTGGTCAATTAAAGATggatatttatatttggGTGATTCTAATATCTTTTATCAATGTTTATCAGGAgatttttataatttatatgatgaaaatgttgCTAAACAATGTTCAGCTGTTAAATTAAGTGTCATTGAATTTGTCAACTGTTAA
- a CDS encoding uncharacterized protein (Ortholog(s) have role in fungal-type cell wall organization, vesicle-mediated transport and integral component of endoplasmic reticulum membrane localization), with the protein MVHIGFQKRESLMITGVDLIRRDEFSASYWDNAGGARWAFFAIFVILIIIVLLGTLRVNKKRARQGLQPVYGTRWMTPPSYGQSQHQYDQPDHRRDPDLPSAYVPTYTATANEYDMGYYDANGVFHANPNAKSPIPQPPKVHQRSESTTVTDENSHNTPGGAPIASNLPHDLTGNNQHVDDNDSIGDFYRPPQGPPPNRSLTSTSPENTNTNANTETNQNHTSNVTTESMPGSFSRPSGPPPQSSSSSPSLPQNATGNEIREFDNPIPTSSSTSTPSNGDSLPNYSEGSNPPIIKEKN; encoded by the coding sequence ATGGTACACATTGGCTTTCAAAAACGAGAAAGCTTGATGATTACAGGGGTAGATTTGATACGTCGTGACGAGTTTAGTGCTTCATATTGGGATAATGCTGGAGGAGCTAGATGGGCATTTTTTGCCATATTCGTCAtcttaataataatagtattaTTGGGGACATTGCGTGTGAACAAGAAAAGAGCTCGTCAGGGGCTTCAACCAGTTTATGGTACTAGGTGGATGACTCCGCCTTCTTATGGACAATCACAACATCAATATGACCAACCTGATCATCGAAGAGATCCTGATTTGCCTAGTGCTTATGTTCCAACATATACAGCCACGGCAAATGAATATGATATGGGTTATTATGATGCCAATGGGGTGTTCCATGCTAACCCCAATGCTAAATCACCAATACCCCAACCACCAAAAGTACATCAACGATCAGAAAGTACCACAGTTACTGATGAAAATTCACATAATACACCAGGTGGTGCTCCTATAGCATCTAATTTGCCTCATGATTTGACAGGCAATAATCAGcatgttgatgataatgacaGTATTGGTGATTTCTATAGACCACCTCAAGGTCCGCCACCAAATAGAAGCCTTACGTCTACATCACCTgaaaatacaaatacaaaTGCAAATACAGAGACAAACCAAAATCATACTTCTAATGTAACTACAGAATCTATGCCAGGATCTTTTCTGAGACCGTCAGGACCACCTCCACAatcatcgtcgtcgtcgCCATCGTTGCCGCAAAATGCAACTGGAAATGAAATCAGAGAATTTGATAACCCAATTCccacatcatcatcaacatcaacaccaaGTAATGGAGATAGTTTACCCAATTATTCCGAAGGATCAAATCCTCCAATtatcaaagaaaagaattaa
- a CDS encoding uncharacterized protein (Predicted 2-hydroxyacid dehydrogenase; Hap43-repressed gene), with translation MSSIFKLSTRTIMTSTTTNSIKPKVLRLGITHYAQHKWDQLSKIAEIIDCESTNREEFIHDLQTKYNDITNISRTFASIKQTGRFDNELAKHMPTTLKAISHCGAGYDQIDVTPFTEIGVQISNVTVPVEGPTADTAIYLVLACMRNFQIGHNILVNGEWPQSKNKKKKKISHALSIGNSPEDKVVGILGMGGIGRAIRDRLKPFGFGKIVYHNRNRLSEELEAGAEYLSMDELLNQSDIIIVSVPLNAHTKHLVNKSLIEKMKDGVILINTARGAVIDEKVLPELIKSGKIGSFGADVFENEPEVSPELYELPQVVSLPHMGTYTVEAVRNMESWVVDNIESYIKTGKVKTIVPEQYNAF, from the coding sequence atgtcttcaattttcaaactaTCAACTCGTACAATAATGACCTCCACCACTACTAATTCCATTAAACCAAAAGTGTTGAGATTGGGTATCACTCATTATGCCCAACACAAATGGGATCAATTGAGTAAAATCGCCGAGATAATTGATTGTGAATCAACTAATCGTGAAGAGTTCATTCATGATTTACAAACCAAATATAATGACATCACCAATATTTCTCGAACTTTTGCTTCAATCAAACAAACGGGAAGATTTGACAATGAATTAGCTAAACATATGCCAACTACTTTAAAAGCCATTAGCCATTGTGGTGCTGGATACGACCAAATTGATGTCACACCATTCACGGAAATAGGGGTTCAAATCTCTAATGTCACTGTTCCGGTAGAGGGCCCAACTGCTGACACGGCCATATATTTGGTTTTAGCATGTATGAggaattttcaaattggtcACAATATCTTAGTCAATGGAGAATGGCCCCAACtgaaaaacaagaagaagaagaaaatttctCATGCACTTTCTATTGGCAATAGTCCTGAAGATAAAGTTGTCGGGATATTGGGGATGGGTGGTATTGGTAGAGCTATAAGAGATAGATTAAAACCATTTGGGTTTGGGAAAATAGTGTATCACAATAGAAATAGATTATCAGAAGAATTAGAGGCCGGGGCAGAGTATCTTAGTATGGATGAATTGCTTAATCAATcagatattattattgtgaGTGTTCCATTAAATGCTCATACTAAACATCTTGTCAATAAGtctttaattgaaaaaatgaaagaCGGGgttattttaattaataccGCTAGAGGTGCCgttattgatgaaaaagtgCTCCCCGAGTTGATCAAATCGGGTAAAATTGGTTCATTTGGTGCTGatgtatttgaaaatgaaccTGAAGTATCACCCGAATTGTATGAGTTACCTCAAGTTGTTAGTTTACCACACATGGGTACATATACAGTTGAAGCAGTTAGAAATATGGAAAGTTGGGTTGTTGACAATATCGAATCGTATATTAAAACTGGGAAAGTGAAAACCATTGTACCAGAACAATATAACGCCTTTTAA